GGTCTGGACCGGATCTTCATTGAGGCCGGCGCCGAGTGGCGCGAGCCCGGCTGCTCCATGTGTCTGGCCATGAACGGCGACATGATCCAGCCCGGCCAGACCTGCGTGGCCACCAGCAACCGCAACTTCGAGGGCCGTCAGGGACCCGGGGGCCGCACCCTCCTGGCCAGCCCCTTCACAGCCGCCGCCTCCGCCGTGGCGGGCGTCGTCGCCGATCCCCGGAGCTTCGCATGAATCCCTTCACGACCTTCGAGTCCCCCATCGCCGTCCTGCCCGTCGACAATATCGACACCGACCAGATCATTCCCGCCCGCTTCCTGAAGACCACCACCAAGGCCGGGCTCGGCAAGGCGGCCTTCAGTGACTGGCGTTACGATGCCGAGGGCCAGCCCCGTCCCGACTTCGTCCTCAACCAGGTCCCCGGTGTCCAGGTTCTGGTGGCCGGGGACAACTTCGGCTGCGGCAGCTCCCGCGAGCATGCCCCCTGGGCTCTCACCGACTACGGCTTCCGCGCCGTGGTCAGCACCTCCTTCGCCGACATCTTCTTCGGCAACGCTCTCAAGAATGGTCTGCTGCCCATCAAGGTCACCCCTGAAATCCACGCAAAGCTGATGGGGCAGGGCAGCGGTACCAAGGTCAGGGTGGACCTGGAAAACCAGGTCCTCACCCTGGCCGACGGAACTCTGGTGGCGTTCCCGGTCGATCCCTTCTCCAAGCAGTGCATGCTGCTCGGGGTGGACGAGCTCGGGTACCTCCTCCAGTTCGAGGCGGACATCGCGGGCTACGAGACCTCGCACGCCGCCGCCTACGACACCCGCACCGCCCTCTAGGCGGCGCGGGGTCATCCCCCTCTTCCCGGCAGCAATCGGTCACATCCTCCCGCCTGGGTGGGGTGTCCAGGGCTCCCGGGCACGTGTCCCAGAAGGCCCGACCTTCACTGAAAAAGCTTGAAAACGCTGCGTACGGACGCCATATTGGGTCCCTGGTATAAGCCTAGGCTTATTTCCGAATTAGTTTTCACACTCTTGTGACTGTGGCGTTTCAGGCTTTAGACTTGCCCTGGGGAAATGCATACCAGCCGGACCCCGGAGCAGTACGTGTCCGCTCCTAAGGATGTCGCCCTACACCACACCCAAAGCGTTTTCATGAAACGCTAATAAGGAGGTATACCCATGGCCGAAAGACGCATTGTTACCCTTGACGGTAACGAGGCAGCGGCATCGGTTGCGCATCGCACGAATGAGGTGATCGCGATCTACCCTATCACGCCCTCTTCCACCATGGGCGAGCTTTCTGATGAGTGGAGCGCCCAGGGCCGGAAGAACATCTGGAACACCGTGCCCCTGGTGGTCGAGATGCAGTCCGAGGGCGGTGCGGCTGGTGCGGTGCACGGCTCCCTCCAGGCCGGTGCGCTGACCACCTCCTTCACGGCCTCCCAGGGTCTGCTGCTCTTCATCCCCAACATGTACAAGATCGCGGGTGAGCTCACCCCCTTCGTGCTGCATGTCACCGCCCGCACCCTGGCCACCCATGCGCTGTCCATCTTCGGCGATCACTCCGACGTGATGTCCTGCCGTCAGACGGGCTTCGCCATGCTGGCTTCGGACGGTGTCCAGACCGCCCACGACTTCGCCCTCATCTCCCAGTCCTCCACCCTGCGCAGCCGGGTGCCCTTCCTGCACTTCTTCGACGGCTTCCGGACCTCCCATGAGGTCAACAAGATCGAGATGCTGACGGACGAGGACCTGCGCAGCATGGTCACCGACGAGCTGGTGGACAGCCACCGCAAGCGCGGCCTGACCCCCGATGCCCCCATGGTCCGCGGCACCGCCCAGAACCCCGACACCTTCTTCCAGGCCCGTGAGGCCTGCAACGTCTACTACGACGCCTGTGCCGGGATCGTGCAGGAGGAGATGGACAAGTTCGCCAAGCTCACCGGCCGCCAGTACAAGCTCTACGAGTACTACGGCGCCCCCGATGCCGAGCGCGTCATCATCACCATGGGCTCCGCCTGTGATGTGATCCACGAGTACCTCGACTGGGCGCAGACCCAGGGGGAGAAGGTGGGCGTCCTCAAGGTCCGCCTCTACCGCCCCTTCTCCGTCAAGCACCTGGTGGAGGCCCTGCCCGCCACCGTCAAGAGCATCGCCGTCCTGGACCGCCTCAAGGAGCCCGGTGCCGTGGGTGAGCCCCTCTTCGTGGACGTGGTCGCCGGACTGCGGGAGGCCCGTGAGCGCGGCCTGACCACCCTGGATCCCAAGGTCGTCGGCGGTCGCTATGGTCTGGCCAGCAAAGAGTTCACCCCTGCCTGTGTGAAGGCTGTCTACGACAACCTGGCCCAGGCCACCCCCAAGTCCAACTTCAGCGTGGGCATCGTCGATGATGTCACCCACCTCAGCCTGGATGTGGACGCCGAGTTCGACATCGAGCCCGATGAGGTGAAGCGCGCCATGTTCTTCGGCCTCGGGGCCGACGGCACCGTGGGCGCCAACAAGAACTCCATCAAGATCATCGCCGAGGAGACCCCCAACTACGGTCAGGGCTACTTCGTCTACGACTCCAAGAAGTCCGGCGCCATGACCACCAGCCACCTGCGCTTCGGGCCCAAGCCCATCCGCTCGGCCTACCTCATCCGCAAGGCCAACTTCGTGGCCTGCCACCAGACCAGCTTCATCGACAAGTACGACATGCTGAGCTGCGCGGCCCCCGGCGCCACCTTCCTGCTGAACACCCCATACAGCAAGGACGAGGTCTGGGAGACCCTGCCCAAGGAAGTCCAGCAGGACCTCATCGCCAAGAAGATGAAGCTCTACGTGATCGATGCCTATGAAGTGGGTCGCAAGACCGGCATGGGCGTGCGCATCAATACCATCATGCAGGTGTGCTTCTTCGCCATCTCCGGCGTCCTGCCCAAGGACGAGGCCATCGACCAGATCAAGAAGAGCATCAAGAAGACCTACGGCAAGAAGGGTGATGCCGTGGTCCAGAAGAACTTCCAGGCCGTGGACGAGACCCTGGCGAACCTCTACGAGGTGAGCATCCCCGCTGCGGTCACCGCCACCCGGGTTCGTCCTCCCTTCGTCTCCGACAGGGCCCCCGAGTTCACCCAGAAGGTCCAGGCCATCATGATGGCCAACCAGGGCGATCAGCTCCCCGTCAGCGCCTTCCCCGTGGACGGCACCTGGCCCCTGGGCACCACCAAGTGGGAGAAGCGCAACATCGCCATCGACATCCCGGTCTGGAACCCCGATGTCTGCATCCAGTGCAACAAGTGCTCCACCATCTGCCCCCACGCCGCCATCCGTCCCCAGGTCTATGACGCCGCCCTCCTGGCCGGTGCCCCTGCGACTTTCAAGAGCACGGACTACAAGGGCCTGGAGTTCAAGGGCCAGAAGTTCACCATCCAGGTGGCCCCTGAGGACTGCACCGGCTGCGGCATCTGCGTGGCCAACTGCCCGGCCAAGGACAAGGTCAACGAGGGGAAGAAGGCCATCAACATGGCTCCCCAGATGCCCCTGCGCGAGGCCGAGGTCGAGAACTTCGCCTTCTTCCAGTCGCTGCCCTTCCCTGATCGTGCCGAGCTGAAGCTCGACATCAAGGGCACGGCCTTCAAGGAGCCCCTCTTCGAGTTCAGCGGTGCTTGCGCCGGCTGCGGCGAGACCCCCTACGTCAAGATGCTCACTCAGCTCTTCGGCGACCGGGCCTTCATCGCCAACGCCACGGGCTGCTCCTCCATCTACGGCGGCAACCTGCCCACCACCCCCTACACCGTGAACAAGGATGGCCGCGGGCCTGCCTGGTCCAACAGCCTCTTCGAGGACAACGCGGAATACGGCTTCGGCATGCGCATGGCCGTGGACAAGTATGAGGAGAACGCCCTCGAGCTGCTGCAGGCCTTCGCCGGGCAGCTGGGCGATGAGCTGGTGGCCGGTCTGGTCAGTGCCGACCAGAGCACCGAAGGCGGTATCCAGGCCCAGCGTGAGCGGGTCGCTGCCCTCAAGGCCAAGCTCGAGGCCATCGCTTCCCCTGAGGCCAAGCGTTTCCTCGGCATCGCCGACTATCTGGTGAAGAAGAGCGTCTGGATCCTCGGCGGCGACGGCTGGGCCTACGACATCGGCTACGGCGGTCTCGACCACGTCATCGCCCAGAACCGCAACGTCAACATCCTGGTGCTCGACACTGAGGTCTACTCCAACACCGGTGGTCAGGCCTCCAAGGCCACCCCCCTGGGCGCCTCCGCCAAGTTCGCCATGGCGGGCAAGGCCACGGGCAAGAAGGATCTGGCCATGATCGCCATGTCCTATGGCAACGTCTACGTAGCCAAGATCGCCCTGGGTGCCCGGGATGCCCAGACCGTGAAGGCCCTGCAGGAAGCCGAGAGCTATGATGGTCCCTCCCTGATCATCGCCTACAGCCACTGCATCGCCCAGGGCTTCGACCTGGTGCGCGGTGTGGAGCAGCAGAAGCTCGCCGTGGACTCCGGCCACTGGCCCCTGTTCCGCTTCGACCCCCGTCGCGCCCTCAATGGCGAGGCGCCCCTCCAGATGGACAGCGCCGCCCCCAAGGTGGATCTCGCGAGCTACATCATGAACGAGAACCGCTTCAAGGTTGTCGAGCGCGCCAACCCCGAGGGCTTCAAGAACATCCTGGCCGCCGCCCAGCGCGACGTCACCAACCGCTTTGCCCTCTACGAGAGCATGGCCAAGGTGGTTCCCGCCAAGAAGGACTGAAGGATCCTGAGTCAGTCATGAGGGGGGCGCTTCGGCGCCCCTTTTTTGTGTTGGGGAAGCATGATGCATTGATTAGAAATAAAAACCATAAATCGATATACTTCAGGGGCCTTCCTTTTTCGCTTCACTCAAGGATAATCCACCATGAAAAAACCCCTGAAACTGTTCGGAATGATCTTTTCCCTGGTTGGCGTGGCGCTGCTGCTCCTGGCCGGCGCTCTGGCGTGGCATGAGCACAGCTTCCTCAAGGGGGCCATCGAGACCCAGGGCCAAGTGGTGGACATGATCCAATCCCATTCCAACGGCAAGGAGATGAGCAGCCCAATCTT
The sequence above is drawn from the uncultured Holophaga sp. genome and encodes:
- the leuD gene encoding 3-isopropylmalate dehydratase small subunit encodes the protein MNPFTTFESPIAVLPVDNIDTDQIIPARFLKTTTKAGLGKAAFSDWRYDAEGQPRPDFVLNQVPGVQVLVAGDNFGCGSSREHAPWALTDYGFRAVVSTSFADIFFGNALKNGLLPIKVTPEIHAKLMGQGSGTKVRVDLENQVLTLADGTLVAFPVDPFSKQCMLLGVDELGYLLQFEADIAGYETSHAAAYDTRTAL
- the nifJ gene encoding pyruvate:ferredoxin (flavodoxin) oxidoreductase, whose product is MAERRIVTLDGNEAAASVAHRTNEVIAIYPITPSSTMGELSDEWSAQGRKNIWNTVPLVVEMQSEGGAAGAVHGSLQAGALTTSFTASQGLLLFIPNMYKIAGELTPFVLHVTARTLATHALSIFGDHSDVMSCRQTGFAMLASDGVQTAHDFALISQSSTLRSRVPFLHFFDGFRTSHEVNKIEMLTDEDLRSMVTDELVDSHRKRGLTPDAPMVRGTAQNPDTFFQAREACNVYYDACAGIVQEEMDKFAKLTGRQYKLYEYYGAPDAERVIITMGSACDVIHEYLDWAQTQGEKVGVLKVRLYRPFSVKHLVEALPATVKSIAVLDRLKEPGAVGEPLFVDVVAGLREARERGLTTLDPKVVGGRYGLASKEFTPACVKAVYDNLAQATPKSNFSVGIVDDVTHLSLDVDAEFDIEPDEVKRAMFFGLGADGTVGANKNSIKIIAEETPNYGQGYFVYDSKKSGAMTTSHLRFGPKPIRSAYLIRKANFVACHQTSFIDKYDMLSCAAPGATFLLNTPYSKDEVWETLPKEVQQDLIAKKMKLYVIDAYEVGRKTGMGVRINTIMQVCFFAISGVLPKDEAIDQIKKSIKKTYGKKGDAVVQKNFQAVDETLANLYEVSIPAAVTATRVRPPFVSDRAPEFTQKVQAIMMANQGDQLPVSAFPVDGTWPLGTTKWEKRNIAIDIPVWNPDVCIQCNKCSTICPHAAIRPQVYDAALLAGAPATFKSTDYKGLEFKGQKFTIQVAPEDCTGCGICVANCPAKDKVNEGKKAINMAPQMPLREAEVENFAFFQSLPFPDRAELKLDIKGTAFKEPLFEFSGACAGCGETPYVKMLTQLFGDRAFIANATGCSSIYGGNLPTTPYTVNKDGRGPAWSNSLFEDNAEYGFGMRMAVDKYEENALELLQAFAGQLGDELVAGLVSADQSTEGGIQAQRERVAALKAKLEAIASPEAKRFLGIADYLVKKSVWILGGDGWAYDIGYGGLDHVIAQNRNVNILVLDTEVYSNTGGQASKATPLGASAKFAMAGKATGKKDLAMIAMSYGNVYVAKIALGARDAQTVKALQEAESYDGPSLIIAYSHCIAQGFDLVRGVEQQKLAVDSGHWPLFRFDPRRALNGEAPLQMDSAAPKVDLASYIMNENRFKVVERANPEGFKNILAAAQRDVTNRFALYESMAKVVPAKKD
- a CDS encoding DUF3592 domain-containing protein, translated to MKKPLKLFGMIFSLVGVALLLLAGALAWHEHSFLKGAIETQGQVVDMIQSHSNGKEMSSPIFEFSLKDGTLVRGRSSVASYPPAY